A portion of the Paenibacillus marchantiae genome contains these proteins:
- the flgM gene encoding flagellar biosynthesis anti-sigma factor FlgM: MKINEPNRIGAINSYQRNVESNQQADAKKSRRKDEVSISPEAMKMLEEQGRTQDAGRIQRIQELKEQVSSGTYQVDSSKLADKLLPYFKSFDKE, encoded by the coding sequence ATGAAAATCAATGAACCCAATAGAATTGGTGCAATCAATTCATATCAGAGGAACGTTGAATCCAATCAGCAGGCTGATGCCAAAAAGAGCCGCCGTAAGGACGAGGTATCCATTTCTCCGGAGGCGATGAAGATGCTTGAGGAACAAGGTCGTACACAGGATGCAGGACGTATACAGCGGATACAGGAACTAAAAGAACAGGTGAGTTCAGGAACTTACCAGGTGGACAGCAGTAAACTTGCTGACAAGTTACTGCCGTATTTTAAGTCTTTTGATAAGGAATAG